A window of the Scandinavium goeteborgense genome harbors these coding sequences:
- the mglB gene encoding galactose/glucose ABC transporter substrate-binding protein MglB produces the protein MNKKVLTLSAVMSCMLFGAAAHAADTRIGVTIYKYDDNFMSVVRKAIEKDGKSAPDVQLLMNDSQNDQSKQNDQIDVLLAKGVKALAINLVDPAAAGTVIEKARGQNVPVVFFNKEPSRKALDSYDKAFYVGTDSKESGVIQGDLIAKHWAANPNWDLNKDGQVQFVLLKGEPGHPDAEARTTYVIKELNEKGLKTQQLQLDTAMWDTAQAKDKMDAWLSGPNANKIEVVIANNDAMAMGAVEALKAHNKSSIPVFGVDALPEALALVKSGAMAGTVLNDANNQAKATFDLAKNLADGKEAAAGTNWKIENKVVRVPYVGVDKDNLAQFIGK, from the coding sequence ATGAATAAGAAGGTGTTAACCCTGTCCGCTGTGATGTCTTGCATGTTGTTCGGTGCCGCTGCTCATGCAGCTGATACCCGTATCGGCGTAACCATCTATAAATATGACGATAACTTCATGTCTGTGGTGCGCAAAGCGATCGAGAAAGACGGCAAATCAGCGCCAGACGTTCAGCTGTTGATGAATGACTCGCAGAACGACCAGTCAAAACAGAATGACCAGATCGACGTCCTGCTGGCGAAAGGCGTGAAAGCGCTGGCCATCAACCTCGTTGACCCGGCTGCGGCAGGCACCGTCATCGAAAAAGCACGTGGTCAGAACGTGCCGGTGGTGTTCTTCAACAAAGAGCCGTCCCGCAAAGCGCTGGACAGCTATGACAAAGCCTTCTACGTCGGGACTGACTCTAAAGAGTCTGGCGTAATCCAGGGCGACCTGATTGCTAAACACTGGGCGGCTAACCCAAATTGGGACCTGAACAAAGATGGTCAGGTTCAGTTCGTGCTGCTGAAAGGCGAGCCGGGCCACCCGGATGCCGAAGCGCGCACCACCTACGTTATCAAAGAGCTGAACGAGAAGGGCCTGAAAACCCAGCAGTTGCAGCTGGATACCGCAATGTGGGATACCGCTCAGGCTAAAGACAAAATGGACGCATGGCTGTCCGGTCCTAACGCTAACAAAATCGAAGTGGTTATCGCCAACAACGATGCGATGGCAATGGGCGCAGTCGAAGCTCTGAAAGCACACAACAAATCCAGCATTCCTGTGTTTGGTGTGGATGCGCTGCCAGAAGCCCTGGCGCTGGTGAAATCCGGTGCAATGGCCGGTACCGTGCTGAACGATGCAAACAACCAGGCGAAAGCCACCTTTGATCTGGCGAAAAACCTGGCTGATGGCAAAGAAGCCGCAGCAGGAACCAACTGGAAAATCGAGAACAAAGTGGTTCGCGTTCCTTACGTTGGCGTCGATAAAGACAACCTGGCTCAGTTCATCGGTAAGTAA